From a single Lentisphaera profundi genomic region:
- a CDS encoding 3-keto-disaccharide hydrolase, producing the protein MKVIISFFFFIMTINTFAQDNILSSDEKNDGWKLLFNGSDMNQWRNFKKQDINPKWQVKEGSMILTGKGGGDIMTKDQYENFDFRMEWKISEGGNSGIFILADEKGKKIYSHAPEIQILDNEKHSDRKKPNHRSGSLYDMITSPAESHKKAGEWNQVRIKLNKGQLQVWQNEVQTVDILIGSDKWNELVGKSKFKSWKGFAKTKKGHLGLQDHNDKVSFKNLKIKELK; encoded by the coding sequence ATGAAAGTTATCATCTCATTCTTCTTTTTTATCATGACAATCAATACTTTTGCCCAAGACAATATTTTAAGTTCCGACGAAAAAAATGATGGTTGGAAATTGTTATTTAATGGTAGCGATATGAATCAGTGGCGGAATTTCAAAAAGCAAGACATCAACCCAAAATGGCAAGTCAAAGAAGGCTCCATGATACTGACTGGTAAAGGTGGTGGCGATATCATGACTAAAGATCAGTATGAAAATTTTGATTTTCGCATGGAATGGAAAATTTCCGAAGGCGGAAATAGCGGCATCTTTATTCTTGCTGATGAGAAAGGCAAGAAGATTTATTCTCATGCTCCGGAAATTCAAATCCTCGATAATGAAAAACATAGTGATAGAAAGAAGCCTAATCACCGCTCGGGATCACTCTACGACATGATTACTTCTCCTGCTGAGTCACACAAAAAAGCCGGCGAATGGAATCAAGTTCGCATCAAACTTAATAAAGGTCAGCTGCAAGTATGGCAAAATGAAGTTCAAACAGTTGATATCCTCATCGGTTCAGATAAATGGAACGAACTTGTGGGTAAAAGTAAATTCAAAAGCTGGAAGGGCTTTGCTAAAACTAAAAAAGGCCACCTCGGACTTCAAGACCACAATGATAAAGTTTCATTTAAGAACCTCAAAATTAAAGAGCTCAAATAA
- a CDS encoding DUF1501 domain-containing protein: protein MIHSRRDFFRLSSAAALSGLHLNAFANKATPTGPHFKGTAKRVIFLNMTGAASHVDTFDYKPALFKQAGKRGKYGGKLLPPIKDFKRCGRSGLPISQLLPNISTHADKLCLLHGMSTDQPNHPQAQTKIHTGNVQFARPSLGAWIMYGLGSLNKSLPGFITLYPPSSRSANFSSAFLPSQYQGTAVGQAIRGNRANSGGDDFPNINNPQISKKLQRKQLDFIQNLNEQKLRNDKFNPNIKGIQDSYEMAYRMQDSMPEILDLSKESSKTQSLYGIGNETTDKFGRQCLLARRFAESGARFIELSHGSWDHHLNLKNDLPARCHEIDKPISGLLTDLKQRGLLKDTLVVWASEFGRTPESPNGDGRDHNPKGFTTWMAGGGVKGGFRYGSTDEMGYEAESGRMSIHDWHATILHILGLDHERLTYKYAGRDFRPTDVYGDVARDILS, encoded by the coding sequence ATGATACATTCCAGAAGAGATTTTTTCCGCTTAAGCTCAGCAGCAGCACTCAGCGGCTTACATCTAAACGCTTTCGCCAATAAGGCCACTCCCACCGGGCCTCACTTCAAAGGGACTGCCAAAAGAGTTATATTCCTTAATATGACTGGTGCTGCCTCTCATGTTGATACCTTTGATTACAAACCTGCATTATTTAAACAAGCTGGTAAAAGAGGCAAGTATGGTGGCAAGTTGCTGCCACCTATAAAAGATTTTAAGCGCTGTGGTCGAAGTGGACTTCCCATTTCACAGCTTTTACCTAATATCTCTACTCATGCAGACAAACTTTGCCTACTTCATGGCATGTCTACGGATCAGCCCAATCATCCACAAGCTCAAACAAAAATCCATACTGGCAATGTACAATTCGCCCGCCCTTCCCTTGGTGCATGGATTATGTACGGCTTAGGAAGTCTCAATAAATCATTGCCTGGTTTCATAACACTCTATCCCCCGAGTAGTCGTAGTGCAAACTTCAGTAGTGCCTTCCTTCCCTCTCAATATCAAGGAACTGCTGTTGGACAAGCGATACGAGGTAACCGTGCTAATTCCGGAGGCGATGATTTCCCCAATATTAATAATCCTCAAATCTCGAAAAAACTTCAGCGTAAACAATTGGATTTCATTCAAAACCTCAACGAGCAAAAATTACGGAATGATAAGTTCAATCCTAATATCAAAGGCATTCAAGATTCTTATGAAATGGCTTATAGGATGCAAGATTCCATGCCTGAAATTCTCGATCTAAGTAAAGAATCATCAAAAACTCAAAGCCTCTATGGTATTGGTAATGAAACCACAGATAAATTTGGACGTCAATGCTTACTCGCTAGACGCTTTGCTGAATCCGGAGCTCGCTTTATTGAATTATCTCATGGTAGCTGGGATCATCATCTTAATTTAAAAAATGATCTACCGGCTCGATGCCATGAAATTGATAAGCCGATTTCAGGATTATTAACGGATTTAAAACAGCGGGGTCTACTGAAGGATACGCTAGTCGTTTGGGCAAGTGAATTTGGACGCACACCTGAGTCACCTAATGGCGATGGACGGGATCACAACCCCAAGGGTTTCACTACTTGGATGGCAGGTGGAGGTGTTAAAGGAGGCTTTCGCTATGGTTCTACCGATGAAATGGGTTATGAAGCCGAATCGGGTCGTATGAGCATACATGATTGGCATGCCACCATTTTACATATCTTAGGCCTAGACCATGAAAGACTCACCTATAAGTATGCTGGGCGTGACTTCCGCCCCACAGATGTCTATGGAGATGTTGCTAGAGATATTTTAAGCTAA